GGCGGATGAGCCAGCTGTCGCCTTGCTCCTCGTGCCCGCCGGGCTTCACTTGCTGCCACGCGGTCCAGATGAGCCACGCGCCGAAGATGAAGAAGACCGCGATGAAGCGCTCAATGATTGCGGCGCCAACGAGGATGAAGATTCCACGGAAGATGAGCGCAAGTACGATGCCGATCATGAGCGCCCGCTGCTGGTAGGCGCTCGGAACCTTGAATGCTCCAAGGATGAGCACGAACACGAACAGGTTGTCGATCGACAGACTGTACTCGGTAAGCCAACCTGCAACGAACTCCGTCGCGTGCTGGGCGTCGCCGAGCATATATATGGCGCCGGCGAAGAGTAGCGCGAGCAGCACATAAAAGCCGACCCAGAGGCTTGCCTCACGCATAGACGGCACGTGGGGTCGCTTGATGATCAGCAGCAGGTCGACGATCAGGATGGCGGTGAGCAACACCATCGATCCAATTTCGAACCAGAGAGGTAGGGCGGTTGTCACGGTAGAGACATTCTCCTTCGGGCTGGCGCAGGGTGCGCGAAACTCCGAAAGTCTCTTCCCGGCGCTGGCCCCAGCGGGCTGCTCCGCGCTCGCACCGGCCGCGCGGTCTTCGCGTGGCGTATTGACGATACGAGCGAGGTGGAATACTCCCCTTCGCAGTGATCAACTATAGCTCGCAACGACCGCGTCGCGCGCGCTTTCGCTTGGCGTGAGGAAAAGTCTCTGTTCCCCACAGGCTCACTTTCTGCTCCCCACAGGCTCACAGAGACGCCCTGGGATAACATATGACTCTATTTTTCTCTCTTCCAGCTTTTGCTCTGAGCCCCAATGGAGAACCACCGTGAACGATCGCTCGACGCCACCGATTCAGCGCAGCACTGCTCGTGGACCCGGCGCCGCATCGCGCACCCTCGCAGCGTTTATCTTTGCGAGCCGCTGGCTGCAGGCGCCGCTGTACCTGGGGCTTATCATCGCGCAGGGCGTCTACGTCGTACTGTTCTTCGTCGAGCTGTGGCATCTGTTCGAGAACGTGATCATTTCGGGGAAGATCACTGAGACCGACGTGATGCTCTCCGTACTCGCTCTCATCGACATCGTCATGATTGCGAACCTGCTCATCATGGTTATCATCGGCGGGTACGAAACGTTCGTGTCGAAGATCCGCGTGGAGGGCCACCACGACGAGCCCGAGTGGCTGTCCCACGTCAACACGAACCTCTTGAAGGTGAAGCTTGCCGTTTCGATCATTTCGATCTCGTCGATCCATCTACTGAAGACCTTTATCGAGGTCGGACGCATGGAGGATGGCCTCGTCATCGACGCCAAAGGCAAAGTCATCTATTCGAACGACGGCGTGTTCTGGGAGGTCGTGATCCACCTCGCCTTCATCGTGTCGGCCCTCGCGCTAGCTTGGATCGACAAGATGGCGCAGCACCACCCCGCAGTCCAGCGTGACGAAGTCACTGCCGGCGCGATTGAGGCGCAGCTCTCGGGGGCCGACCTCGCAACCCAGGCGCCCGATGGCGTTTCGGTTTCGGTTGCTGGGCAGGCTGCGACTCCAGCTGCAAGCTCGACTGCAGCCCAGACTGCAGCTCCGGCTCCCGTGGAGGCTTCGTTCGCGTCGGCCCATGAGGGCTTCGTGACTGTTCGCATCCCGGCTGGCACGGTGCTGCCTGCAGGCGCCGAGATCGTCGACGACAACCGCTCGTAGCCTCACTCTGGTACTTCAGCCCCGGCCGAAGAACGGTAGTAGCTCGACGCCAGTTGCAACGGGGAACTGGGGTGTGACTCCTCCCCGACCTGATGCCCGAGCACTACGCAGCGTCGGTGCCGCTTCGACGAAACCTCACCCGATTCGGGGGCCTATCCCGGTACTCCCGCCCGGTTGGACTCGTCCATCTGATCACGCCCTCCGGCTCCTGCTCCACCTTCCAGTCCGTATGGTGTTTGAGGGTGTGGTGCCCACGACAGAGGTGCGCAAGATTAGCGGTCGAGGTCGCGCCTCCAAGTGCCGCATCTACGGTGTGGTCTGTGTCACACCTGCTTGCGGGTACTCGGCAGCCCGGGGCTCGACAATGCAGATCGCGAGCTACCAGAAGTCGAGTCATTTCAGCGGACGGTCTATAGCGATCAACGGCGAGGACCCTGCCCGCGTCATCGACCGTTACGCGCTCCCAGGCTTTCGCACCAGCGGCGAGACTCGCCGCTGTCGCGCTGGCGATCGGCCCGTATCCGACGAGTTCAGGTACGCCGTGGGCAGGAATCACGACTTGCACGTGCGCTCGCACCTGATCCCACTCATGTAGGTTGGCGTCGCGCCCCGAACCTGATCCGCCCGCGTTGCCCTCTTCCAGGAGATCTAAGTCTCGCCCAAGCAAGAGGTCGCGTAGAACATCTGCTCGCACTTCATCGCACGACCGCCCCGACCTACCCGGCGCAGGGCCGTCCAGCCTCGGGCTATTTGCCGCGGGGAACACCCCTGCTGAGGTAAACGTCATGCCTGCAGGAGACAGTTCGGCCTCGCCTACGCCGGCTATCGCACGCTTCGCGATCGCCGCGATCCTATCTTTTATCGCGTATGCGTCTTCGGCCGACAGATGCGCGATCAGGTCAGCCATACCATCATCGAGCGCGACGACACGAATGCTTCGTCGCCTGAGCGCCGCCTCGTGCCGCTCCTCCAGCGAATCCTCGGAGTGAGCAGCGGCGAGTCGCCGCGCGATTGGACGCAGTCTGTTTGGCGTTTCCTCCTTCGCAAAGGAAAGGGCCTCGTCCTCATAGCGAAGCCTGCGCGCCTTGTCCCGTGACTCGTTTCCGGTCTCGAGCGGCGAGCCCTCTTCGGTGAGAACACGGAGATGTCCAAGCGATATTTCTCCGCTGCGCAACGCGTCGAGGGACATCGCGAAGTGTTCATGCGCAAGAAAGGCGGTTGAAAGCAATCGTTCTGCGTTGTGCTCGCTGTCGTTGAGCGCAGTCGCCACCTCAAGCCTGAGTGATCGGTACGCGAGCTCACGGTCAGGCGTCCCCTTCTTGGGATCTCCTCGCCCAAACACCTGCTGCAGGGCCCTCGCCAACGCGGCAAGTTGCTCCGCCTCGAGGCGGCGCTTCTCACCCTCGTGGGTTTCGAGCACCCGAACGGCGCTGTCGATGTCGGCGAGCTGCTGACTGGAGAACCGTCCACTTGAAGTCATGTGTACATTACTTCACACACCACCGACATTTAGTCGTCGCTGATCTCCCGCGGGGACTAACAATGCAAGGAAGGCGCACACAAAGTGGCAAATTCGCAGCGCGCGACCCGGTAGTCTAGACCGGTGCCGTTCTCGGCACCTGCGCGAGTGGCGGAATTGGCAGACGCGCTGGATTTAGGTTCCAGTGTCTTCGGACGTGGGGGTTCAAGTCCCCCCTCGCGCACAGATAGGGTTTTCCCGCGCCCGGCAACGCAAGGTCCGCGACCAAGCTACCTGACCGGGGCGCGCGGAAACCAATGAGCGACACCACGGCCGTGCAGCAAGGCTCCGGCGTCAACTCCACCCGAGCACTAGTTCCTGCAGCGAGAATGCCCTGAACGTGCGCTCGCTACAACACCGTTAAACCCCACGCCACGGCGGCAGCATACCGGGACGGCAGTACACCGGGACGGCAGTGCACCGGGACGGCAGCTCGCCGGGACAATAAGGCGCACCGGGACAATAAGGGCGCATCGCGACGGCAGCGCCCAGGATGACAGTTGACAACCGAGCAACACGGTGACTCACTGTAATACGGAGAGACACTACGTTTGATAGGCTATGCCCAGCCTTGCCTGAGGAGGAACAGTGGCCACAAAGGAACCCCTGCAGACGATCTCAGTCGCTGAAGCGGCTACAAATCGCCTGCGCGAAAGCCTCTTTGCCGGCGCCTACGAAGCCGGAGCCGAAGTCAAGGACACGCTCATCGCCGACGAATACGGCATTGCGCGCCCCACTGCGCGAATTGCCGTGCAGCAACTCATCGCCGAGGGAATGCTTGTCCGCGAGCCTGGCTACAGCGCCCGTGTCCGAACATTTGACCCCAACCAGGTTCGCGACATCTTTCGGGTGCGCAAGCTTATTGAAATCGATTCGGTGCGCGCTGCGAAGCGAACCAAAGCGCCGCTAGACAAGGTCGAACGAGCCCTCGAGCGCTTCTCAAACCTCGGCCCTTTGCCTGCATGGGCCGAAGTTGCGGAGGCAGATGCGGGGTTCCACCTGGCTGTCGTCGAAGCAGGCGGATCCGAACGCCTGTGCTCCTACTTTGCCGGAATCACCAACGAGATCAGACTCTTGCTCGCGCTCCCCGAGACGCACTTTGGGCGTGGCGGGTCACCTTACGAAGAGCACCAAGAGCTCTTCCAGCTCCTCGCGGGTGACGCAACGGTGGCCGAGGTAAAGCGCGCCTGGGTCTCCCATCTCGATGAGTCACGCGACTTCCTGATTCATCACCTGACGCGGGAGCTTAACACGACAAACTAAAATGCGATACTGTTATACAGATTTACGACAGTGTGTCGAATGTGTATTTGCAGACATCGAAGTTTGGGGCAGACGTGCACCGCAGCAGACAGAATCCAGTCGCTCTCATCACCGGGGCAACCTCGGGCATTGGGGCCGAGATAGCTAGAAAACTGCATCTCGACGGGTTCACAGTTGCGATCAGCGGCCGCTCGGAGGAACGCGGAAATGCCCTGGCGCGCGATCTCGGCGCCGGCGCAACCTTCTTCAACTGCGATCTGCGCGCGCCCAACGCTCCACTCGCCCTTGTCAAGCAGGTCACACAGCTGCTTGGGCCACTTGACGTACTCGTGAACAACGCAGCCGTGGACCACACTAATGACCTCCTCGCAGTCACTGATGAGGAGATCCGCGAGACGTTTGAGTCCAACACGTTTGCGCCAATGAATCTCCTCATCGCCGCGGCGCGCAGCATGTCAGAGCACGGCACCGGAGGCGCGATCATCAACGTCACTTCGCGACTTGCGAGCATCGGCGTACCTACAATGGGCATTTACAGTGCGTCGAAAGGGGCAATGCTAGCGTTCACCAAAGCTGCGGCCGTCGAGCTCGCCCGCCACGACATTAGGGTCAACGCAGTTGCCCCGGGCATGACCCGCACCCCGCTCTACGATGAGTGGCTTGCCGCGCTTCCCTCCCCCGAGGCGGAAGCCGCGAAAGTGTCCGCCGCAATTCCGCTCGGAAGGATCGCTGAGACACAAGACGTCGCCTCGACCGTTGCGTTCCTCGCGAGTCCTGCCGCCGCATACCTCACCGGAGTGTCGATCCCGGTCGATGGCGGCTACCTCGCCCAATAGGGGCCACTCCCGCGCGCTCACTCGGTCACGACGCAAGCAGCGCCGCGACCACGTACCGCCAGACGCTTCCAAGTCGTCGGCCAGCGCACTGCCACGCATGGAACGCGTCCCCCTCTAGCCGGGTACTCGCGAGGCGGTGCGCCCCGGCGGTTACCGGGAAGGCCCTGGCGGGCGGGCTCCGCTTCGACACCGGAGCGGCCCTTGAACGCGGACTGGCGAGCTGCTCAGCGAAGTAGCCCATATCCACCCGAGCTCGCGCCCAGTAAGCCCCACTGGCAATGCGCATCGCGCGCAGCACGCCAGACCCCGCGGGGCAGCAGCACTCCCCCGGTACTGGTGAGACGCACAACAACGCTGCTCCCCAGCATCAGCCTGTCGGGCTGGCTCTGGGGAGCAGCGTGTCTCGGGAATACGCGTTACTTCATCAATTGCGGCAAGAAGGTGCTGATCTGTGGCACAAAAGTGATCACGACAAGTACGCCAATGAGGGCAATGACGTACGGCAGCGCGGCCAGGCTGACTTTCTCAATCGACAGCCCGCTAATAGCGGAGGCGACGTTGAGGTTGTCGCCAACCGGTGGGGTGGCAAACCCAATCATTGAGGCCATGATCATGACGATGCCGAAATGGACCGGGTCCATTCCGAAACCGGTAACCACCGGAACCAGGATCGGCGCCATCAGGATGATGCCAGCAAGCGTTTCCATGAACATGCCCATAAAGAGCAACAGGACGAGGATCACGAGGAGAATGATCCAGAACGGAACGGAAAGCGATCCAAGCCATCCTGACACAAGCGTCGGCACGCGCTCGACGGTCAAAATGCGCGCGTAGGTCGACGCAGTTGCAATGATAACGAGGATCATGCCCGAGATGAGTAGCGTTGATTTGAACATCTGAGGGATGTCCGAGCGCTTCGCCTCGCGGTAGACGAGCGCTAGCACCACGCTGTAAGCAACAGCGATACCGGCAGCCTCAGTGGGCGTAAAGACGCCACCATAGATGCCGCCCAGCACGACGATCGGCATGAGAAGCGTCCACTTGGCATCCCAGATTGCGCGACCCCGCTGCTTCCAGCTGGCCTTGGGTACCCCCGTACCAAAGCCACCCTTCTTTGCGTAGTAGCGGCTCACGAAGTAGAGCACAACGACAATGATGAGGCCCGGGATGAAGCCGGCCATGAAGAGATCGCCGATGGACGTGTTCGTGGTGATGCCGTAGATGACGAGCGGGATGCTTGGGGGAATGACGATACCAACGCCACCCGCGGTCGCGAGCACGCCGGCGCTGTAGCCACGGCTGTATCCCTCGCGAATCATCGAAGGGATCATGATTCCGCCGATTGCTGCGACCGTCGCGGGGCCCGACCCAGACAACATGGCGAACACGGTCGTCGCGAGCAGCGCCACCGCAGCGAGACCGCCGGTGATGTGCCCGACAAACGCCTTCGCGACGTCAATGAGCCTGCGCGACAGCCCGCCGTACTCCATGATCACGCCCGAGAGCACGAACAGCGGCACCGCGAGCAGCGGGTAGGAGTCAACGGCACCAAACATGGTCTGCGTGAGGTAGCTCACCGGGATAACGCCCGTAGCAAGCACGGCAAGCACCGAGGAGATACCAAGCGCAAACGCGATCGGCATGCCGATCACAAGCAGGAGCGCAAAAACGAGGAAGAGAATTGCGAGACCCATAATCAGTCGACCTCCACCTGTGACTTAGGGATGGGCTCGTTGGGGTGCTTCACGATGTCGACAAACGCGAGCACCGTGTGTTGCGCGACCCGGAACGACATGAGCAGCATGCCGAGCGTGAGCCCGAAGTAGACAAATGACATGGGAATCCGGGCGGCAGGCGACACTTGGCCGCTCGCGACCTGCTGGAGTACCTGCTGCCACGAGAGCACGAGCATGAGCAGCAGGAACGCGAGCCAGAGCACGAACACGACGATCCGGATCACGCGCTGCGCGATCGGGACTCTGGAGCCGATGAGATCAACGATGACGTTGAACCGAACGTGCCGCAGGTACTTCACCGCATAACTACCGGCAATCCAGACGAACCAGACGAGCGCGAATCGAGCAATCTCTTCTGACCAGACGAGCGGGGAGCCGAACAGGTAGCGCATGATGACCTGTGCAACCACGAGCACCGTGAAGATCACGAGCGCCGCGGATGCGAGATAGACCTCGACGTAGTCGTCGAGGTGACGCAGGATGCGTTTGAGCATGTGGATGGCTTTCTATAACAAACCGATGGGCGCTGGTAAGCCCGATGGGCCGGAGCCGGCATCGCACTCGATGCCGGCTCCGGAAGCGAATCGCTTACTTGATGGCGTCAAGGAAGGTGGTGTTGCCTGCCGCTTCGAGGATTGCCTTCAACTTCTCGGTGTCGACGTTTGCGGCGTTCGACGCATAGAACGGCACTGCCGCATCGATCCAAGCCTGGCGCTCGGCCTCATCAAGGTCGGCCACTGTGCCGCCATCTGCCTCGATCTTGCCGCGCACCTCACTGTTGATGCCAGCCTTCAACTCCCTGAGCTTGACGATCATGTCGTCCGCCGCCGTGGTGATGATCTCCTGATCTGCCTCGGGGAGTCCTTCCAGGAAGGACGAGCCGATGAGGATAACCTCCGGGTCGTAGATCCAGCGCAGCTCGGTGAGCTTCGCTGCAGGCTCAGTGAACTTCGCGGAGTAGAGCAACTCGTACGGGTTCTCAACGCCGTCAACGACTCCCTGCTGCAGGGCAGTGAAGACCTCCGGGAATGCCATCGGCGTCGGCGAGGCTCCGAGACTCTCCCAGAACGCGATGTGCATGGGAACCTGCATCGTGCGCAGCTTCTTGCCCTTGACCTGCTCTGGCGCCGTGATGGTTTCCTTGGTCATGGCGAGATTACGGAACCCGTTCTCTCCCCAACCGAGAGCGGTGAGCCCGCTCT
Above is a window of Leucobacter aridicollis DNA encoding:
- a CDS encoding TIGR00645 family protein, encoding MNDRSTPPIQRSTARGPGAASRTLAAFIFASRWLQAPLYLGLIIAQGVYVVLFFVELWHLFENVIISGKITETDVMLSVLALIDIVMIANLLIMVIIGGYETFVSKIRVEGHHDEPEWLSHVNTNLLKVKLAVSIISISSIHLLKTFIEVGRMEDGLVIDAKGKVIYSNDGVFWEVVIHLAFIVSALALAWIDKMAQHHPAVQRDEVTAGAIEAQLSGADLATQAPDGVSVSVAGQAATPAASSTAAQTAAPAPVEASFASAHEGFVTVRIPAGTVLPAGAEIVDDNRS
- a CDS encoding GntR family transcriptional regulator, whose protein sequence is MATKEPLQTISVAEAATNRLRESLFAGAYEAGAEVKDTLIADEYGIARPTARIAVQQLIAEGMLVREPGYSARVRTFDPNQVRDIFRVRKLIEIDSVRAAKRTKAPLDKVERALERFSNLGPLPAWAEVAEADAGFHLAVVEAGGSERLCSYFAGITNEIRLLLALPETHFGRGGSPYEEHQELFQLLAGDATVAEVKRAWVSHLDESRDFLIHHLTRELNTTN
- a CDS encoding TRAP transporter large permease; amino-acid sequence: MGLAILFLVFALLLVIGMPIAFALGISSVLAVLATGVIPVSYLTQTMFGAVDSYPLLAVPLFVLSGVIMEYGGLSRRLIDVAKAFVGHITGGLAAVALLATTVFAMLSGSGPATVAAIGGIMIPSMIREGYSRGYSAGVLATAGGVGIVIPPSIPLVIYGITTNTSIGDLFMAGFIPGLIIVVVLYFVSRYYAKKGGFGTGVPKASWKQRGRAIWDAKWTLLMPIVVLGGIYGGVFTPTEAAGIAVAYSVVLALVYREAKRSDIPQMFKSTLLISGMILVIIATASTYARILTVERVPTLVSGWLGSLSVPFWIILLVILVLLLFMGMFMETLAGIILMAPILVPVVTGFGMDPVHFGIVMIMASMIGFATPPVGDNLNVASAISGLSIEKVSLAALPYVIALIGVLVVITFVPQISTFLPQLMK
- a CDS encoding TRAP transporter small permease, which translates into the protein MLKRILRHLDDYVEVYLASAALVIFTVLVVAQVIMRYLFGSPLVWSEEIARFALVWFVWIAGSYAVKYLRHVRFNVIVDLIGSRVPIAQRVIRIVVFVLWLAFLLLMLVLSWQQVLQQVASGQVSPAARIPMSFVYFGLTLGMLLMSFRVAQHTVLAFVDIVKHPNEPIPKSQVEVD
- a CDS encoding SDR family NAD(P)-dependent oxidoreductase, giving the protein MQTSKFGADVHRSRQNPVALITGATSGIGAEIARKLHLDGFTVAISGRSEERGNALARDLGAGATFFNCDLRAPNAPLALVKQVTQLLGPLDVLVNNAAVDHTNDLLAVTDEEIRETFESNTFAPMNLLIAAARSMSEHGTGGAIINVTSRLASIGVPTMGIYSASKGAMLAFTKAAAVELARHDIRVNAVAPGMTRTPLYDEWLAALPSPEAEAAKVSAAIPLGRIAETQDVASTVAFLASPAAAYLTGVSIPVDGGYLAQ
- a CDS encoding TRAP transporter substrate-binding protein, with product MFYRKGAVALGIVAALSLAACAPAGDSGAGKAEGESYTIKFGNVISAGDTQNQAYEYFAELVSERSDGRITVEVYPDSQLGGEREMIEAVQAGNLEMTAPSVGVLANFDDSLQVFDFPFIFEDAETAYKVLDSEIGDSMLEGIEESGLTALGWGENGFRNLAMTKETITAPEQVKGKKLRTMQVPMHIAFWESLGASPTPMAFPEVFTALQQGVVDGVENPYELLYSAKFTEPAAKLTELRWIYDPEVILIGSSFLEGLPEADQEIITTAADDMIVKLRELKAGINSEVRGKIEADGGTVADLDEAERQAWIDAAVPFYASNAANVDTEKLKAILEAAGNTTFLDAIK
- a CDS encoding HNH endonuclease signature motif containing protein, with translation MTSSGRFSSQQLADIDSAVRVLETHEGEKRRLEAEQLAALARALQQVFGRGDPKKGTPDRELAYRSLRLEVATALNDSEHNAERLLSTAFLAHEHFAMSLDALRSGEISLGHLRVLTEEGSPLETGNESRDKARRLRYEDEALSFAKEETPNRLRPIARRLAAAHSEDSLEERHEAALRRRSIRVVALDDGMADLIAHLSAEDAYAIKDRIAAIAKRAIAGVGEAELSPAGMTFTSAGVFPAANSPRLDGPAPGRSGRSCDEVRADVLRDLLLGRDLDLLEEGNAGGSGSGRDANLHEWDQVRAHVQVVIPAHGVPELVGYGPIASATAASLAAGAKAWERVTVDDAGRVLAVDRYRPSAEMTRLLVARDLHCRAPGCRVPASRCDTDHTVDAALGGATSTANLAHLCRGHHTLKHHTDWKVEQEPEGVIRWTSPTGREYRDRPPNRVRFRRSGTDAA